One window from the genome of Streptomyces sp. NBC_00708 encodes:
- the glgX gene encoding glycogen debranching protein GlgX: protein MRAEQRHPVVWPGAPMPLGARFRTGPDGVAGTNFALWAGGAEAVELCLFDEDGTEIRLALTELTHEIWHGFVPGVRPGRRYGYRVHGRWDPWTGARWNPAKLLLDPYARAVDGEFTLPAEVYGHVRDWPDQQFADTVRDERDSAPYVPKGVVVHDDDDWADDRRPKTPWADSVIYELHVRGFTRRHPGIPEELRGTYAGLAHPAAIGHLKHLGVTAVELLPVHQFAHEDHLLRRGLRNYWGYNSIGYFAPHAGYSASGTAGEQVGEFKRMVRALHDAGIEVILDVVYNHTAEAGELGPMLSLRGIDNRGYYRLQGDARRYADYTGCGNTLHVVQPNVLRLITDSLRYWVTEMGVDGFRFDLAAALARSMHDVDMLSPFLAVIAQDPVLRRVKLIAEPWDVGNGGYQVGAFPPLWTEWNDHYRDAVRDFWRGALPDVRDLGYRLTGSSDLYAWGGRRPYASVNFVTAHDGFTLRDLVSYQDKHNEANGEDNRDGTSDNRAWNCGAEGETDDADVNALRRRQLRNLLTTLLLSTGVPMLVAGDEMGRTQGGNNNAYCQDNETGWVDWSLLEQPEWRELTALTARVLALRHRHPVLRRRAFFSGRPQAPDGLRDLAWFTGEGTEMTESDWYAPAATVGLYLSGRDIPGRDARGAQVTDDSFLAVLHAGRLPADFVLPGPPWAQAYELLLDTSRDDQAEAPGTVHRGGERLTVPERSVLLLRVRE from the coding sequence ATCCGAGCGGAGCAGCGGCACCCGGTGGTGTGGCCGGGGGCGCCGATGCCGCTCGGCGCCCGCTTCAGGACCGGCCCGGACGGGGTGGCGGGCACCAATTTCGCGCTGTGGGCGGGCGGGGCTGAGGCCGTCGAGCTGTGCCTCTTCGACGAGGACGGCACGGAGATCCGGCTCGCCCTGACCGAGCTGACCCACGAGATCTGGCACGGCTTCGTGCCCGGGGTCCGGCCCGGCCGCCGCTACGGCTACCGGGTGCACGGCCGGTGGGACCCGTGGACGGGCGCCCGGTGGAATCCGGCGAAGCTGCTGCTCGATCCGTACGCCCGGGCCGTGGACGGCGAATTCACCCTTCCGGCCGAGGTGTACGGCCATGTGAGGGACTGGCCCGACCAGCAGTTCGCGGACACCGTACGGGACGAGCGGGACTCCGCCCCGTACGTGCCGAAGGGGGTCGTCGTCCATGACGACGACGACTGGGCCGACGACCGCAGGCCCAAGACGCCGTGGGCGGACTCGGTCATCTACGAGCTGCACGTGCGGGGCTTCACCCGGCGCCACCCCGGCATCCCCGAGGAGCTGCGCGGCACCTACGCCGGGCTCGCCCATCCGGCGGCCATCGGCCATCTCAAGCACCTCGGGGTGACGGCCGTGGAGCTGCTGCCGGTGCACCAGTTCGCCCACGAGGACCATCTGCTGCGGCGCGGGCTGCGCAACTACTGGGGCTACAACTCGATCGGCTACTTCGCCCCGCACGCCGGCTACTCGGCGAGCGGTACGGCGGGCGAGCAGGTCGGCGAGTTCAAGCGGATGGTCCGCGCCCTGCACGACGCGGGCATCGAGGTGATCCTCGACGTCGTCTACAACCACACCGCCGAGGCGGGCGAGCTGGGCCCGATGCTCTCGCTGCGCGGCATCGACAACCGCGGCTACTACCGCCTCCAGGGCGACGCCCGCCGGTACGCGGACTACACGGGCTGCGGCAACACCCTGCACGTCGTCCAGCCGAACGTGCTGCGCCTCATCACGGACTCGCTGCGGTACTGGGTGACCGAGATGGGCGTCGACGGCTTCCGCTTCGACCTCGCGGCGGCGCTCGCCCGCTCCATGCACGACGTCGACATGCTCTCGCCGTTCCTGGCGGTGATCGCCCAGGACCCGGTGCTGCGCCGGGTCAAGCTGATCGCCGAGCCCTGGGACGTCGGCAACGGCGGCTACCAGGTGGGCGCCTTCCCGCCGCTGTGGACCGAGTGGAACGACCACTACCGGGACGCCGTACGGGACTTCTGGCGCGGCGCGCTGCCCGACGTACGGGATCTCGGCTACCGGCTGACGGGCTCCAGCGACCTGTACGCGTGGGGCGGGCGCCGTCCGTACGCCTCGGTCAACTTCGTCACGGCGCACGACGGGTTCACCCTGCGCGACCTGGTGAGTTACCAGGACAAGCACAACGAGGCCAACGGCGAGGACAACCGGGACGGCACCTCCGACAACCGGGCGTGGAACTGCGGCGCCGAGGGCGAGACGGACGACGCGGACGTCAACGCGCTGCGCCGCAGGCAGCTGCGCAACCTGCTCACCACGCTGCTCCTGTCGACCGGGGTGCCGATGCTGGTGGCCGGTGACGAGATGGGCCGCACCCAGGGCGGCAACAACAACGCCTACTGCCAGGACAACGAGACCGGCTGGGTGGACTGGTCACTCCTCGAACAGCCCGAGTGGCGGGAGCTGACCGCGCTGACCGCCCGGGTGCTCGCGCTGCGCCACCGCCATCCGGTGCTGCGCCGCCGGGCGTTCTTCTCCGGCCGGCCGCAGGCCCCGGACGGGCTGCGGGACCTGGCGTGGTTCACCGGTGAGGGCACGGAGATGACCGAGTCCGACTGGTACGCGCCGGCCGCGACGGTCGGGCTCTACCTCTCCGGCCGGGACATCCCGGGGCGGGACGCACGCGGTGCGCAGGTGACCGACGACAGCTTTCTGGCCGTCCTGCACGCGGGCCGCCTCCCGGCGGACTTCGTGCTGCCGGGCCCGCCCTGGGCGCAGGCGTACGAACTGCTCCTGGACACCTCGCGCGACGACCAGGCCGAGGCCCCGGGCACGGTCCACCGGGGCGGCGAGCGGCTGACGGTGCCGGAACGTTCGGTGCTGCTGCTGCGCGTACGGGAGTGA
- a CDS encoding Ig-like domain-containing protein: MLAVLVLLAVLTGCSGTGSFIGGKPGPPQEAIRITPADRAEDVRADGRVAVEVPEGRLESVRVRRIEDAQEQEVPGEIAEDGHSWAPRKGARLGLAAKYSVDAVAVNGGGHRAARHTTFTTAVPKDRFIGYFKPENRSTVGTGMIVSFEFSRPVTRRAAVERAIRVTADPPVAVAGHWFGTSRLDFRPAAYWRSGTEVTVDIGLRDVEGAPGVYGSQRKTVRFTVGREQISRVDSEAHTMEVRRDGQLVSTVPITAGSPTTTTYNGKMVVSEMHEVTRMDGRTVGFGGEYDIKDVPHAIRLTKSGTFLHGNYWSDDEVFGSTNVSHGCIGLRDVQGGSGSTPAGWFFDRTLIGDVVEVVNSPDKTVAPDNGLGGWNLGWTQWRAGSALR, translated from the coding sequence CTGCTCGCCGTACTGGTCCTCCTGGCCGTTCTCACCGGCTGCTCGGGCACCGGCTCGTTCATCGGCGGGAAGCCGGGGCCGCCGCAGGAGGCGATCCGGATCACCCCAGCGGACCGGGCCGAGGACGTCCGGGCGGACGGCCGGGTGGCGGTGGAGGTCCCCGAGGGCCGGCTGGAGAGCGTCCGGGTGCGGCGGATCGAGGACGCCCAGGAACAGGAGGTACCGGGAGAGATCGCCGAGGACGGCCACTCCTGGGCGCCGAGGAAGGGCGCGCGGCTCGGGCTGGCCGCCAAGTACAGCGTGGACGCGGTCGCGGTGAACGGCGGCGGCCACCGCGCGGCGCGCCACACGACCTTCACCACCGCGGTGCCCAAGGACCGCTTCATCGGGTACTTCAAGCCGGAGAACCGCTCGACCGTCGGCACCGGCATGATCGTCTCCTTCGAGTTCAGCCGCCCGGTCACCCGGCGCGCGGCGGTGGAGCGCGCCATCCGGGTGACCGCCGATCCGCCGGTGGCCGTGGCCGGGCACTGGTTCGGCACGAGCCGGCTGGACTTCCGCCCGGCGGCCTACTGGCGGTCCGGCACCGAGGTCACCGTGGACATCGGGCTGCGCGATGTGGAGGGCGCCCCGGGGGTGTACGGCAGCCAGCGCAAGACGGTGCGGTTCACGGTGGGCCGGGAGCAGATCTCCCGCGTCGACTCGGAGGCGCACACCATGGAGGTGCGCCGGGACGGGCAGCTCGTCTCCACGGTCCCGATCACCGCGGGCTCCCCGACGACCACCACGTACAACGGCAAGATGGTGGTCAGCGAGATGCACGAGGTGACGCGGATGGACGGGCGGACCGTTGGCTTCGGCGGCGAGTACGACATCAAGGACGTGCCGCACGCCATCCGGCTGACGAAGTCCGGCACCTTCCTCCACGGCAACTACTGGTCCGACGACGAGGTCTTCGGCTCCACCAACGTCAGCCACGGCTGCATCGGGCTGCGCGACGTCCAGGGCGGCAGCGGCTCCACCCCGGCCGGCTGGTTCTTCGACCGCACCCTGATCGGGGATGTCGTCGAGGTCGTCAACTCCCCGGACAAGACGGTCGCACCGGACAACGGACTCGGCGGCTGGAACCTCGGCTGGACCCAGTGGCGGGCCGGTTCCGCCCTGCGCTAG
- a CDS encoding Ig-like domain-containing protein yields the protein MNGQPISGTSAGGGRRRVRRATGLPALAVGALLLLVTACGGGDEGGAGKDGKAGGVKDQDTSASQAVVTVAPKDGTDDVATSGALKITAAQGKLTVVKVSDPKGTEVEGKIASDGASWVPDQHLASATKYKVHAVAKDAKGLESAKDTTFTTLVPKNTFIGQYTPEDGSTVGVGMPVSIHFTRGITDPEAVEKAIKVTAEPAVPVEGHWFGNDRLDFRPEEYWAAGTKVTVKLNLDGVEGRPGVYGKQAKTVSFTIGRSQVSTVDADSHRMKVVRDGKQIKDIPISAGAPATTTYNGQMVISEKLRVTRMNGDTVGFGGEYDIKDVPHAMRLSTSGTFIHGNYWGGSGVFGHANTSHGCVGLQDQRGGGDSSTPAAWFFNSSLIGDVVIVKNSHDKTISPDNGLNGWNMSWSEWTK from the coding sequence TTGAACGGGCAGCCGATATCGGGGACATCGGCCGGGGGCGGCAGGCGGCGCGTGCGGAGGGCCACCGGTCTGCCGGCCCTGGCGGTCGGTGCGCTGTTGCTGCTGGTGACGGCGTGCGGCGGGGGAGACGAGGGCGGCGCTGGCAAGGACGGCAAGGCCGGCGGGGTCAAGGACCAGGACACCAGCGCCTCGCAGGCCGTGGTGACCGTCGCGCCCAAGGACGGGACCGATGACGTCGCCACGAGCGGGGCGCTGAAGATCACGGCCGCCCAGGGGAAGCTGACGGTCGTCAAGGTCTCGGACCCCAAGGGCACCGAGGTCGAGGGGAAGATCGCGTCGGACGGCGCGAGCTGGGTGCCCGACCAGCACCTGGCCTCCGCGACCAAGTACAAGGTCCACGCGGTGGCCAAGGACGCGAAGGGGCTCGAGTCCGCGAAGGACACCACCTTCACCACGCTCGTCCCGAAGAACACCTTCATCGGCCAGTACACCCCGGAGGACGGCTCGACCGTCGGCGTCGGCATGCCGGTCTCCATCCACTTCACCCGGGGCATCACCGACCCGGAGGCCGTCGAGAAGGCCATCAAGGTGACCGCCGAGCCGGCCGTCCCCGTCGAGGGCCACTGGTTCGGCAACGACCGCCTGGACTTCCGCCCCGAGGAATACTGGGCCGCCGGCACCAAGGTGACCGTCAAGCTCAACCTCGACGGCGTGGAGGGGCGGCCCGGCGTCTACGGCAAGCAGGCCAAGACCGTCTCGTTCACCATCGGCCGCAGCCAGGTCAGCACCGTCGACGCGGACTCGCACCGGATGAAGGTCGTCCGCGACGGCAAGCAGATCAAGGACATCCCGATCTCGGCGGGCGCCCCGGCCACCACCACGTACAACGGCCAGATGGTCATCAGCGAGAAGCTGCGGGTGACCCGGATGAACGGCGACACCGTCGGCTTCGGCGGTGAGTACGACATCAAGGACGTGCCGCACGCGATGCGTCTGTCCACCTCGGGCACCTTCATCCACGGCAACTACTGGGGCGGCTCCGGGGTCTTCGGCCATGCCAACACCAGCCACGGCTGCGTCGGCCTCCAGGACCAGCGCGGCGGGGGCGACTCGTCCACGCCGGCCGCCTGGTTCTTCAACAGCTCGCTCATCGGCGACGTCGTGATCGTGAAGAACTCCCACGACAAGACGATCAGCCCGGACAACGGCCTCAACGGCTGGAACATGAGCTGGTCGGAGTGGACCAAGTAG
- a CDS encoding enoyl-CoA hydratase-related protein, whose amino-acid sequence MTVTLEVTDGVGTIRLDRPPMNALDVATQDRLRELAEEASRRDDVRAVVLYGGEKVFAAGADIKEMQAMDHAAMVLRSKALQDSFTAVARIPKPVVAAVTGYALGGGCELALCADFRIAGDNARLGQPEILLGLIPGAGGTQRLARLVGPAKAKDLIFTGRHVKAEEALTMGLVDRVVPAAEVYEQAHAWAAKLAKGPALALRAAKEAVDAGLETDIDTGLTIERTWFAGLFATEDRERGMRSFVEEGPGKAKFL is encoded by the coding sequence ATGACCGTAACCCTCGAAGTGACCGACGGCGTCGGCACCATCCGTCTGGACCGCCCGCCGATGAACGCCCTGGACGTCGCGACCCAGGACCGGCTGCGAGAACTCGCGGAAGAGGCGTCCCGGCGCGACGACGTCAGGGCCGTGGTGCTCTACGGCGGCGAGAAGGTGTTCGCGGCGGGCGCGGACATCAAGGAGATGCAGGCGATGGACCACGCGGCGATGGTGCTGCGGTCCAAGGCCCTCCAGGACTCCTTCACCGCGGTCGCCCGCATCCCCAAGCCCGTCGTCGCGGCCGTCACCGGCTACGCACTGGGCGGCGGCTGCGAACTGGCCCTCTGCGCGGACTTCCGCATCGCCGGGGACAACGCCAGGCTCGGCCAGCCGGAGATCCTGCTCGGCCTCATCCCGGGCGCCGGCGGCACCCAGCGGCTCGCCCGGCTGGTGGGCCCGGCCAAGGCCAAGGACCTCATCTTCACCGGCCGCCACGTCAAGGCCGAAGAGGCCCTGACCATGGGCCTGGTGGACCGCGTGGTGCCCGCCGCCGAGGTGTACGAGCAGGCGCACGCCTGGGCGGCCAAGCTGGCGAAGGGCCCGGCGCTGGCCCTGCGCGCCGCCAAGGAGGCCGTCGACGCCGGACTGGAGACGGACATCGACACGGGCCTCACGATCGAGCGGACCTGGTTCGCCGGTCTGTTCGCCACGGAGGACCGGGAGCGCGGAATGCGCAGCTTCGTGGAGGAGGGTCCGGGCAAGGCGAAGTTCCTCTGA
- a CDS encoding ATP-binding protein: MMVGMAGLEGVEQPRPRSSATAARNLPAVEDEQAFKALELFGNPTEEEVRLPSRPESAATARRLTSCVVLHQWALSSQAAEHAVLLVSELVGNAVRHTGARVFGLRMLRRRGWIRIEVRDPSRGLPCLMPVREMDISGRGLFLVDKLSDRWGVDLLPRGKTTWFEMRISDR, translated from the coding sequence ATGATGGTGGGCATGGCGGGCCTGGAGGGTGTGGAGCAGCCGCGACCGCGCAGCAGCGCGACAGCGGCACGGAATTTACCGGCCGTCGAGGACGAACAGGCGTTCAAGGCGCTGGAGTTGTTCGGAAACCCGACGGAGGAGGAAGTCCGGCTGCCCTCCCGCCCGGAGTCCGCGGCCACCGCGCGCCGGCTCACCTCGTGCGTCGTCCTCCATCAGTGGGCGCTCTCCTCGCAGGCCGCCGAACACGCCGTCCTGCTCGTCTCCGAACTCGTCGGGAACGCCGTGCGGCACACCGGCGCCCGGGTCTTCGGACTGCGTATGCTCCGCCGCCGCGGCTGGATCAGGATCGAGGTGCGCGACCCCTCGCGCGGCCTGCCGTGCCTCATGCCGGTCCGGGAGATGGACATCAGCGGGCGAGGTCTCTTCCTCGTCGACAAGCTCTCCGACCGGTGGGGCGTGGACCTCTTACCCCGGGGCAAGACCACCTGGTTCGAGATGCGCATCTCCGACCGCTGA
- a CDS encoding polysaccharide deacetylase family protein: MNASHAPVHRRHALRAGAAAAVVLTAGCGEHDAGTSAGAVTHAAPRKPAATAAGAHAPAPAPRRFPGQPVQITHGPRDRARVALTFHGQGDPAVARTVLGEAERAGARVTVLAVGSWLDEHPEMARRILDGGHDLGNHTQHHIDISALDETRAYAEITGCAQRLRRLTGSIGTWFRPSRAQSATPLVQRLAVRAGYPHVLSYDVDSLDFTSPGAAAVTRKVAGEIRNGSVVSLHFGYADTVAALPLLLTEIDRRGLRAVTTTELLT, from the coding sequence ATGAACGCCTCCCACGCACCGGTGCACCGCCGCCATGCCCTGCGGGCGGGAGCCGCGGCCGCCGTCGTCCTCACCGCCGGCTGCGGGGAGCACGACGCCGGTACGTCCGCCGGGGCCGTCACCCACGCGGCACCCAGGAAGCCCGCCGCCACCGCCGCCGGGGCCCACGCCCCCGCACCCGCCCCGCGCCGCTTCCCCGGGCAGCCGGTCCAGATCACCCACGGCCCCCGCGACCGAGCCCGCGTCGCCCTCACCTTCCACGGCCAGGGCGACCCCGCCGTCGCCAGGACCGTGCTCGGCGAGGCCGAACGCGCCGGGGCCCGGGTCACCGTCCTCGCCGTCGGCAGCTGGCTCGACGAACACCCCGAGATGGCCCGCCGCATCCTCGACGGCGGGCACGACCTCGGCAACCACACCCAGCACCACATCGACATCTCCGCGCTCGACGAGACCCGGGCGTACGCGGAGATCACCGGCTGCGCCCAGCGGCTGCGCCGGCTCACCGGCTCCATCGGCACCTGGTTCCGCCCCTCCCGCGCCCAGTCCGCCACCCCGCTCGTCCAGCGGCTCGCCGTCCGGGCGGGCTACCCGCACGTCCTCTCGTACGACGTGGACTCCCTCGACTTCACCTCGCCCGGCGCCGCGGCCGTCACCCGCAAGGTGGCCGGGGAGATCCGCAACGGATCGGTGGTGAGCCTGCACTTCGGCTACGCGGACACGGTCGCCGCGCTGCCCCTCCTCCTCACCGAAATCGACCGCCGCGGACTGCGCGCGGTGACGACCACGGAGCTGCTGACGTGA
- a CDS encoding EF-hand domain-containing protein: MADIESARKAFERYDLNGDGLISAAEYKSVMAQLGDPYVTEPVAQAVINSHDANGDGLLTFDEFWAAQNKA; encoded by the coding sequence GTGGCGGACATCGAGTCGGCGCGCAAGGCGTTCGAGCGGTACGACCTGAACGGCGACGGGCTGATCTCGGCCGCCGAGTACAAGAGCGTCATGGCGCAGCTGGGTGACCCCTACGTCACCGAGCCGGTCGCGCAGGCCGTGATCAACTCCCACGACGCCAACGGCGACGGGCTCCTCACGTTCGACGAGTTCTGGGCCGCGCAGAACAAGGCCTGA
- a CDS encoding carboxylesterase family protein → MTAPPPPPAPCAETVHGTVRGTHEGGVAVFRGIPYAAAPVGHRRFGPPAPPEPWTGVRAATAFGPTAPKRPYAPPLDRLLADPSVPGEDCLNLNVWTPAPAGTGLPVLVWIHGGSLLHGSSALPLYDGTAFARDGVVLVSLNYRLGMEGFGVLPDAPANRGLLDQLAALTWVRDNIAAFGGDPDRVTVCGESAGAIGVGALLAAPRARGLFRRAVLQSGVPAALPVAEGRRTTALVAKRLGVAATARELAGVDPAALLAAQSEVTAGGSPLTGGPSFHLVVDGDLLPRDPLEALLDGAASGVGLLMGSNTEEYRLWFVPSGLTERLSRAKLRLALLKFRVPRATARTYRANRPGATPGELLGALATDVLLRVPLNRLADARAPGTTHLYEFGWPSPVEGLGACHGLEIGFVFDTLRGPDAVALAGYDAPQELADSMHAAWVRFATFGDPGWPGWDASRPVMRFGPGAPGVVRAPRDDELRGWPPYR, encoded by the coding sequence ATGACAGCGCCACCCCCGCCGCCCGCCCCGTGCGCCGAGACGGTCCACGGCACCGTCCGGGGCACGCACGAGGGCGGGGTGGCCGTGTTCCGGGGCATCCCGTACGCGGCGGCCCCGGTGGGTCACCGGCGCTTCGGCCCGCCCGCACCGCCGGAGCCCTGGACGGGGGTGCGGGCGGCGACCGCGTTCGGGCCCACCGCGCCCAAGCGGCCCTACGCCCCGCCGCTCGACCGGCTGCTGGCCGACCCCTCGGTGCCGGGCGAGGACTGTCTCAACCTGAACGTGTGGACACCGGCGCCCGCAGGCACCGGCCTGCCCGTCCTGGTCTGGATCCACGGCGGCTCCCTGCTGCACGGCTCGTCCGCCCTGCCGCTGTACGACGGGACGGCGTTCGCCCGTGACGGGGTGGTGCTCGTGTCGCTCAACTACCGGCTGGGCATGGAGGGGTTCGGCGTCCTGCCCGACGCACCGGCCAACCGGGGCCTGCTCGACCAGCTGGCCGCCCTGACCTGGGTGCGGGACAACATCGCGGCGTTCGGCGGCGACCCGGACCGGGTCACCGTGTGCGGGGAGTCGGCGGGCGCCATCGGCGTCGGGGCACTGCTGGCCGCGCCCCGGGCCCGGGGGCTGTTCCGGCGGGCGGTGCTGCAGAGCGGGGTGCCGGCCGCGCTGCCCGTGGCCGAGGGCCGGCGGACCACCGCACTCGTCGCCAAGCGGCTCGGGGTCGCGGCGACGGCGCGGGAGCTGGCCGGGGTGGACCCGGCCGCGCTGCTGGCCGCACAGAGCGAGGTGACGGCCGGCGGTTCCCCGCTGACCGGCGGCCCTTCCTTCCACCTCGTGGTGGACGGGGACCTGCTGCCCCGCGATCCCCTGGAGGCCCTGCTCGACGGGGCCGCGTCCGGGGTCGGGCTGCTGATGGGCTCGAACACCGAGGAGTACCGGCTGTGGTTCGTACCGAGCGGCCTGACCGAACGGCTCTCCCGGGCGAAGCTGCGCCTCGCGCTCCTGAAGTTCCGGGTGCCGCGCGCCACCGCCCGTACGTACCGCGCCAACCGGCCCGGGGCCACGCCCGGCGAACTGCTGGGCGCGCTCGCCACCGATGTGCTGCTGCGGGTGCCGCTGAACCGGCTGGCCGATGCACGCGCCCCGGGGACGACGCATCTGTACGAGTTCGGCTGGCCGTCCCCCGTCGAGGGGCTCGGGGCCTGCCACGGGCTGGAGATCGGCTTCGTCTTCGACACCCTGCGCGGCCCGGACGCGGTCGCGCTCGCCGGGTACGACGCCCCGCAGGAGCTGGCCGACTCGATGCACGCCGCCTGGGTGCGGTTCGCCACGTTCGGCGACCCGGGCTGGCCGGGCTGGGACGCCTCGCGCCCGGTGATGCGCTTCGGGCCGGGCGCCCCCGGGGTGGTACGGGCCCCGCGCGACGACGAGCTGCGCGGCTGGCCCCCGTACCGGTAG
- a CDS encoding terpene synthase family protein, protein MPFESAGCHPGVEQTKRAAWEWAEASDLVLSPVAVKKMTRTRPELWISLIFPEASQKHLDLFCQWLFWAFLVDDEFDDGPAGRDPRLCARAIGRLVDVLDGAQAPVGRMEHALDELLARTCVDRPAHWVRQFRRDTAAWLWTYYAEAVDRAAGHVPTTADFVKHRRDSVAMQPFLDLHEITAGIDLPESARSLPAYIALRNAVADHSGLCNDICSFEKEAVLGYEHNTVRLIQRDRGGTLQEAVDEAGILLGRIADRVQRAEKELVEEIEAAGIEGPARTALERCVRDYRGLVRGDFDYHARAERYTRPELTEIDEDDTMSRNFAA, encoded by the coding sequence ATGCCGTTCGAAAGTGCGGGATGTCATCCGGGAGTTGAGCAGACCAAGAGAGCCGCCTGGGAATGGGCGGAGGCCAGTGATCTCGTCCTGTCACCCGTGGCCGTCAAGAAAATGACCAGGACCCGTCCGGAACTCTGGATCTCGCTGATATTCCCGGAGGCCTCGCAGAAACACCTGGACCTGTTCTGCCAGTGGCTGTTCTGGGCCTTTCTCGTCGACGACGAGTTCGACGACGGCCCGGCCGGACGCGACCCGCGGCTGTGCGCGAGGGCGATCGGCCGCCTGGTGGACGTGCTCGACGGCGCCCAGGCCCCCGTCGGCCGCATGGAGCACGCGCTGGACGAGCTGCTCGCCCGGACCTGCGTGGACCGTCCGGCGCACTGGGTACGGCAGTTCCGCCGGGACACCGCGGCCTGGCTGTGGACGTACTACGCGGAGGCCGTGGACCGGGCCGCCGGCCATGTGCCGACCACCGCCGACTTCGTGAAGCACCGCCGCGACTCCGTGGCGATGCAGCCGTTCCTCGACCTGCACGAGATCACCGCCGGAATCGACCTGCCGGAATCCGCCCGCAGCCTTCCCGCGTACATCGCGCTGCGCAATGCGGTCGCCGACCATTCCGGGCTCTGCAACGACATCTGCTCGTTCGAGAAGGAGGCCGTGCTCGGTTATGAGCACAACACCGTCCGGCTGATCCAGCGCGACCGGGGCGGCACACTCCAGGAGGCGGTGGACGAGGCGGGAATTCTGCTCGGCCGCATCGCCGACCGCGTACAGCGGGCCGAGAAGGAACTCGTCGAGGAGATCGAGGCGGCGGGAATCGAGGGCCCGGCGCGCACCGCGCTGGAGCGCTGCGTCCGCGACTACCGAGGGCTCGTACGCGGCGACTTCGACTACCACGCACGGGCCGAGCGCTACACCCGCCCCGAGCTGACGGAGATCGACGAGGACGACACGATGTCCCGCAACTTCGCCGCCTGA